The sequence tttgtaatattttatatccTACTTACTTGCTTTGGTTGACATCAACTAATGATCCAATCTTTGATGTTGTAAATGATATATGTTCATCACCAATTACTATCTCTAATTCctataaaatatacatcttAGGTTGTAATATAGGTGGTTTCAAGCATATAagtgaaattatataaatttaactgtaaattaacaaattaaaataaaagatttatgtGTCTGAGGACATAAATGCCCTCGCTCAAGACTGGTAATTTACTAATATTTAAGTTCAAAAGAGGCAAATATAACTCTAGAGCAGTAAATGACTCACTGCACAAATTTGAACACTGTATACAGTACTGAGAAGGTAGCATTGTGTATGAGTTAGCATAAAATTTTGTTAAGGAAATCTTTGGTAAGAGTGAAGAAATGCCTAAAAATGCAAACTTCCAAGTTATAAAGAGGCATAAGTCCATAACCATGACaatgttaattatatataattgacTTACTACTCAAATTCAAACTCTGACTACAAGTGTTGGTTCTTAACATTGTGTAGgattttaaataacaataatttaCAATAGGACCTCCATTGTTATAAGGTACATGTAGGATACTACAaggtttttttaagtttattttgattttcctttatatagaaaatgaacaTATATATCAACCTTAAAAATCCATTGATAACTTAGTACACAGTGCAAAGAGCCTATCAGGGTTAATTTGTGATTCAATAGGTTTTCTTGTAGTTCAAGGCTTATATGTGAACTGTTGTGAAttatttctgtgtttgtttttttctgatacaaAACATTGTGACATTAATGACTTACCTGTCTCCCTACTCTGTCTGGTGGTGGCCATAACACATCATCTTCCTGCATAAGTTCAGCATCTtcaattattctttttaattcttCCATCACAGATTTGTGTACATAGGACTGAAATTATACAAcattacatatttttacatCCCAAGTTTCTGAGACGGAATTTATCacaatttacaaatgtattttaggAATTGTCTTTGGATGTAAAGCATATCAAGTATGTGAAAGTTCATAATTAGATAATTACActacaggtacatgtatatatcttcaGGCATTCATGAGATAATCTCAGGAAACTCTTAAATTGAACTTCAAAGTCAACTCAccttatttttctaaaataggAACCACATGTAGCCACTCTGATGAAAGTGTGAGAACATATTGGAAAGATGAAGGGACAGACAAACAAAGTATCAGATGAATATCCAATCAAAGTAATATACTAGTAATCaaacattaattatatataataataagaagCATATCTAACTGTATGGTAAATACAGTGTGTTTAACTTAAagatgaacaaaacaaaatttgagtTTCCATTTAAAAGCTTTCTTACCTCTTTCCTGATCATTGTGTCATTCTTGTAGTTGGAATTATTGGCATACCTTAGTTTACCTAAAATAGTAAAATTGGTCAATAATTAATgtctacatgtacatacattgtATAAGGCACAAAATGTGCACCATAATTCAATTACCTTGTTTTGTAACCCCCATTGACATAACGGCTACATTGGTTACCCATATCTacataagtacccggccacgtccacttgtatctATGTCCATCTAATGAGAAAAGCCTTTTTCAAccgatttttatagttcgttcttatgttgtactgttataccactgtctaaggttagggggagggttgggatcctgctaacatgtttaacacacAACATTATTTATGTTAGTGCCTGTTCCTAGTCtggagcctataattcagtagttgtcgtttgtttatgtgttacatattttttttccattttttatataaataaggcagttagttttcttgttttaattgtttaacattgtcttattagggccttttatagccgactatgcagtatgggctttgctcattgtgtAAGaccatactgtgacctatagttgttaatgtctgtgtcattttggtctcttgtgaacagttgtctcattggcatcataccacatcttcttttttatatatgtaggacttTAAAGTGCAATGGTACTCTAAAATGTGATGGTCAccctaaagtgcgatggtccaGGCTAAAGTATGATGGTGTCTCACGCTAAAGTGAGATTGTTGTGTGTttgctaaagtacgatggtatATCATGTTAAAGTGCAATGGACCAATAGGGAAACGCTAAAGAACATTCAAAGTATAAAAAGTCCTATTGCAAAATCTAGTATTATAAGGTATACCATATGtgcatgatacatgtacaaatgtaggtATTATAATTTGCCAGTTGTCTTAAGTGAATGATTCTAAAGGGCCAACCACATAATTATTGCTAAAGATGTAATTTATGCGTCACaaaatactatattttaaacaattcgGGCGTATTAAATATTGTGATATTTAGTGTAGCTTGCCTCTCACACATTGTAGTCTATCACTTATATGGGAACACCTTCCCTTAAAATTGTCCTTGTAAATTAAGATACAAAATTTGATTATTGTTGGAGTatgtaacatttatttgtttaaatgctTTAATTCAAATGAGAGAGAAAGGGAATGTTCTTTCAGCATCCGAAAAGAATCAACATAGTTGTGACTGCTGACGAAGCACGGTTAGGTCTGACATTAAGTCAtggacatttaattttaaaggtGTAAATCAAATATTCTTAATTTGTCTCCAAGCGCGTTTGTTATTACTTTGTATAAACGACTGTTAAAGTCATAATCAAACAACGTTTCTTAAGTCTTAACTTTCCCGGACTACCACACTTTAACTATGGAAGCATCGTTCTATAGTGTAGACCATCACACTTTAGCGTGACTTTCGTACTTTAGTGTCCCCATCacactttagagtcctacatacatgtatgaatgtATGTTTGTAAGTTCAATCTATGGCTGgtcacaaaataaaacatattaaacctATATCTGTGCcaatgaattgtttttttcaatatcagatTATCCTAAAGCATAAAGCTTAGAAAGTCAATACATGGTTGACTAGCACCATGCGGTACCGATCGTTCCAGCCCGAAACCGATCCGGCCCCAAGTCACTCCGGCCCAAAGTCATTCCAATCCAAGTCGATCCGGCCCACGTCAATCCAGCCccattataaaatatgaattaactatattcactatatggaggatttttttttaaatttgaacagTATAAACGGAACTTGCAAAAAGTGTTGATGATGGATGACAACATGCAGGCGAGTGAGGTATTGGAGTACCAGTTAaagaacttttttaaattgatacgaAAATGAGTGtaattgtgtctgtttgtatAGCATATGTATAGcttcaacatattttaaaatgtgaagATATTTTCCATggcgatttttattttatttacttctcACACAGAGAAGCTAAAATTTAACTCATTATAATGTCTTGTTTAACCATATCATTAGTCTATAATTGGTTTGTTTATTCAACAATTGTCTGATGATTGTGAACTGAGGTTAATGCCACTTGTAATCACTTAATTTaatcatggaagtattatattgacaggaaCTACAACAATTAATTAGCATTTATTTATAAACCGGGTAGCCCTGTAGAAAAGATATGGCAACTGTCTAATTAGCACgctgttgttaattttttttgtgactATCTGCGATGCCGCGGTCAT is a genomic window of Mytilus trossulus isolate FHL-02 chromosome 1, PNRI_Mtr1.1.1.hap1, whole genome shotgun sequence containing:
- the LOC134692162 gene encoding protein mago nashi homolog 2 gives rise to the protein MATSTDFYLRYYVGHKGKFGHEFLEFEFRPDGKLRYANNSNYKNDTMIRKESYVHKSVMEELKRIIEDAELMQEDDVLWPPPDRVGRQELEIVIGDEHISFTTSKIGSLVDVNQSKDPEGLRTFYYLVQDLKCLVFSLIGLHFKIKPI